The sequence GCCTGAATGGAAACTGAATGCCGCCATCACCGGCCGTTCAATCGAGCGACCCTAACGGTCCGCGCGCATTCCCGCATCATCGCTGTCTGATGGCACTGTCATGATTCCGATCCCGGCCGCTCTTGCCCCCGCCTTCCTGGCCCTATTCTGCCTGCTCATCGTGGGCACGGGAGTGTGGATTGTAGCGGTTACGTTGCGCCAAAGCGGCCCCGCCGGCGTGCCGACGCTGGCGCCGTGGCGCGCCGTCTTCCTCGGGCGCCTGCAGATGGACGGCCGCTGGACCACCAGCGCCGGACCGTTCTCCCGCCGGATGGAATGCCTGCTCTATGCGCCGTCGGGTCGCGCCGGCGAGACGCGATCCATGCCAAAGGCTGCTCGCTTCTCCCACACCGTCCGGGCCATTGGCCCCTGGGTACTGGAGGCTTCCACGCGGCTCGAGACCTCCGGGCACGAAGTCGACCTCGCCGCCACGAACTATCTCGAACTGCTGCCGCAATGGGGACTGAGGCCCCGGCGCTGGACCGTGTCGATCGATGGCGTGGCCATGGGATCGCTGACCCGTACTGACGGCGCCATCGTGGCCCGAAATACGGCTGGCGACGTCGTCGGTCGCTGGATCGCGCCATCGGCGCCTGGCGCGCTGCGCCATCCCGCACCCAGCGAGATCGAGGCCAGGCAGCCCTGGTTTACCGCACTCGACATCCCGGGCACGCGCGTCCAGCTGCGCCTGCCGTTCTTCGATGGGCGCCAGCACCCTTATGATTTCGCCAGCCTGCCTTTTATCCAGGGCGACGTAGGCGAAGGCACGGCCGCCGAGGACTGGACGCTCGCCTTCATTGCCCTGGCGAGCCAGGCAGCGCTGGCGCTGCGCATCGTCACGCCGCGCCGGGCCTCTGCGCCGATCGCAAGCCACGCCGGCAAGCGGACCAGCGTGATGCTGTAGCGGCGGAGCCGCGCGCTCTTGCGGGAATTCCCCTTCGGCCTATCTAGAGGGAAGGCGAAAGGCAGGTGGCGAACATGACCCATTCCATGCGCAAATCGATCGTATCCCTCAGGGCGCAGGTGCCGGACACGGCCTTCACGGCCTCGACGCTTGGCACCGTGCGCGAAGGCAGCGGCGTGGTGATCGGCGAGGATGGCCTGATCGTAACCATCGGCTACCTGATCACCGAGGCCGAGGAGGTCTGGCTCACCACCTATGACGAGCGCGTCCTGCCCGCGCATGTGGTGGGCTACGACCAGCAGACCGGGTTCGGCCTAGTGCAGGCGCTGGGCAAGCTCGACCTGCCGGCGCTGGAACTGGGCAATTCGAAGGACACCAGGGTCGGCGACCGGGCGACCATCATCGATGGCCAGGGCCTCGACGTGCCGACCGCGATCGTCGCGCGGCAGGAATTTGCCGGCTATTGGGAATATCTGCTCGACGAAGCCCTCTTCGCCGCGCCGTTCCACCCCTCCTGGGGTGGCGCCGCCGTGGTGGATGCCGACAACCGGTTGATCGGCATCGGTTCGCTGCGGCTGCAGATGCTGCAAATGGGCAAGACCACCGACATCACCATGCTGGTGCCGATCGACCTGCTCAAGCCCATTCTCGGCGACCTGATCGCCGCCGGGCGGCCCAAGCGCGAATCCCGGCCCTGGCTGGGCGTGTTCTCGGCCGAGCAGAGCAATGAAGTGGTGGTGATGAGCGTGGCTGGCGGCGGCCCCGCCGAACAGGCGGGCATCCGTAGCGGCGACGTCATCAGCGAACTCGATGGCGACGAAGTGGAGGGCCTGGCCGACTTCTACCGCAAACTATGGCGCCGGGCGCCGGCGGGCAGCGAATTCTCCATGCGCATCCTGCGCGA comes from Devosia oryziradicis and encodes:
- a CDS encoding S1C family serine protease, with the protein product MTHSMRKSIVSLRAQVPDTAFTASTLGTVREGSGVVIGEDGLIVTIGYLITEAEEVWLTTYDERVLPAHVVGYDQQTGFGLVQALGKLDLPALELGNSKDTRVGDRATIIDGQGLDVPTAIVARQEFAGYWEYLLDEALFAAPFHPSWGGAAVVDADNRLIGIGSLRLQMLQMGKTTDITMLVPIDLLKPILGDLIAAGRPKRESRPWLGVFSAEQSNEVVVMSVAGGGPAEQAGIRSGDVISELDGDEVEGLADFYRKLWRRAPAGSEFSMRILRDGRESWVRIKTADRDAFLQKPQLQ